One segment of Stenotrophomonas sp. SAU14A_NAIMI4_8 DNA contains the following:
- a CDS encoding response regulator transcription factor, producing the protein MTTLLIADDHPLFREALRGAVQRVIPGVQLFEADSVEALYALADQHNDADLVLMDLNMPGAQGFNALVHMRSLHPHLPVVVVSAREEATVMRRALDHGALGFIPKSADSDTIGHALGTILDGETWAPPEAHNVPPTGSEEREVGQRLRELTPQQFRVLQMLGAGRLNKQIAYDLNVSEATIKAHVTAILRKLGVTNRTQAVLMAGKLAIDDDAIVLPPEED; encoded by the coding sequence ATGACCACCCTTCTGATTGCCGATGACCATCCCCTGTTCCGCGAAGCCCTGCGTGGGGCGGTGCAGCGGGTCATCCCCGGCGTGCAGTTGTTCGAGGCCGACAGCGTGGAAGCGCTGTACGCACTGGCCGACCAGCACAACGATGCCGACCTGGTCCTGATGGACCTGAACATGCCCGGTGCGCAGGGCTTCAATGCGCTCGTACACATGCGGTCGCTGCACCCGCACCTGCCAGTGGTGGTGGTGTCGGCACGCGAAGAGGCGACGGTGATGCGCCGTGCGCTGGACCACGGCGCGCTGGGCTTCATTCCCAAGTCGGCCGACTCGGACACCATCGGCCATGCGCTGGGCACCATCCTGGATGGCGAAACCTGGGCGCCGCCGGAAGCGCACAACGTGCCGCCCACCGGCAGCGAGGAACGCGAAGTCGGCCAGCGCCTGCGCGAACTGACACCGCAGCAGTTCCGCGTACTGCAGATGCTGGGCGCCGGTCGCTTGAACAAGCAGATCGCCTACGACCTCAATGTCTCTGAAGCGACCATCAAGGCGCACGTGACCGCGATCCTGCGCAAGCTGGGCGTGACCAACCGCACCCAGGCCGTGCTGATGGCCGGCAAGCTGGCCATCGACGACGACGCCATCGTGCTGCCGCCGGAAGAAGACTGA
- a CDS encoding manganese efflux pump MntP family protein: MSPVSILLIGFAMSTDAFAAAIGKGAAMRRPVFRDALRAGIIFGVIEAITPIIGWLLGRAALRYVEAFDHWIAFGLLLALGVHMIINGVRPDGDDEEEDSSQHHGFWKLALTGFATSIDAMAVGIGLAFMDVHIGVMAAVIGLCTLTMVTAGIMLGRALGSMVGKRAEIIGGVILIIIGSTILYEHLHGVA; the protein is encoded by the coding sequence ATGTCTCCTGTTTCGATCCTCCTGATCGGCTTTGCCATGTCCACCGATGCCTTCGCTGCGGCGATCGGCAAGGGTGCGGCCATGCGCAGGCCGGTGTTCCGCGATGCACTGCGCGCCGGCATCATCTTCGGTGTCATCGAGGCGATCACGCCCATCATCGGCTGGCTGCTCGGTCGCGCCGCCCTGCGGTACGTGGAAGCCTTCGACCACTGGATCGCGTTCGGCCTGCTGCTGGCACTGGGCGTGCACATGATCATCAACGGTGTGCGCCCGGACGGCGATGACGAGGAGGAAGACTCCTCGCAGCACCACGGCTTCTGGAAGCTGGCGCTGACCGGTTTCGCCACCAGCATCGACGCCATGGCGGTGGGCATCGGCCTGGCCTTCATGGACGTGCATATCGGCGTGATGGCAGCCGTGATCGGCCTGTGCACGCTGACCATGGTCACCGCCGGCATCATGCTCGGCCGTGCGCTGGGCAGCATGGTCGGCAAGCGCGCCGAGATCATCGGCGGCGTGATCCTGATCATCATCGGTTCGACGATCCTGTACGAGCACCTGCACGGCGTGGCATAA
- a CDS encoding PAS domain-containing hybrid sensor histidine kinase/response regulator → MVSSWILLLVSVAYAALLFGVAWWGDRRPMYPDRPWLRPVVYSLALAVYCSSWTFYGAVGTAVRNGVGYLPIYIGPLLLLLFGWRIIERLALIARSQNVVSIADFISSRFGRSRRLAALVAIIALIGIVPYLALQYKAVAMSLQVLTGNSGPTGFFTDPALYVALLMALFATLFGTRQVDATEHHHGMMLAIAFESVIKLCAMLAVGVFAYLWLSDRSEAVVASVHTLFTGLPPVGFISQTLLSFLAIICLPRQFHVAVVECGDVRDVRRARWMFGGYLVLISAMVLPIATAGVSLFGTGGSVADDAMVLALPLAEGRNALALIAYVGGFSAATGMVIVSSIALATMVSNDLVMPVLLRRSGDHQEAADVASRVLWIRRLAILLLALMAYSYYRSSSNDSTLASYGLMAFAAVAQFAPGLIGGLYWRGASRRGVEAGMLLGFATWLYTLLLPAMTLAGWVDAAWVQHGPFGIDWLRPQQLFGMTGWDPLTHGTFWSLLVNAATMMLVSARWRPGVDERLRAAPFLDPYAERPSVAGGWPGHVHVGDLLALASRVVGERHAQRSFFEQAQSLGRELQSSAPADRPWVQFTERLLAASIGAASARLLLTSLLRGSGMDLGEVVAVLDEAGQELRFNREILSTTLENISAGVSVVDPDMRLTAWNRRYQDMFGYPDGMLYVGRPVADLIRYNAERGELGEGDIEVQINRRIGYMRAGSPHVFERTRSDGKVIEMRGQALPGGGYVTSYNDITDYKHAEKALLEANETLEQRVAERSHEAEVAQQSKTRFLAAISHDVLQPLNAARLFASALRDSDHVSDEQKHLAERVDASLRAAEELLDGLLDVSRLDAGGLHPVIGEFDVSALMRELAAQYTPVAAGRGLRLDLFARTTWVRSDRRLLRRVLQNFLANALRYTRQGRIVLAVRQRGDEVELQVWDTGPGIPEHHMRQIFDEFHRYQQPFDWGEQGLGLGLSICQRISRLLDHRLNARSRVGSGSMFSIILPRVAPLPGYTEPAAVVTAAAPAVRSDSLAGLRVLCVDNDEEILDGMRALLGRWQVQVITASTVDQALERIVERPQVMLVDYHLHDRMDGLDALVALRDAAGYALPGALLTADGRDELKRMARERGYRVLTKPIKPASLRAFLGALRDAGTSP, encoded by the coding sequence GTGGTCTCCAGCTGGATCCTGCTGCTGGTCTCGGTTGCCTATGCCGCGCTGCTGTTCGGCGTGGCGTGGTGGGGTGACCGACGGCCCATGTACCCCGACCGCCCGTGGCTGCGGCCGGTGGTCTACAGCCTGGCGCTGGCCGTCTACTGTTCGTCGTGGACTTTCTACGGTGCCGTGGGCACCGCCGTGCGCAACGGCGTGGGCTACCTGCCGATCTACATCGGCCCGTTGCTGCTGCTGCTGTTCGGCTGGCGCATCATCGAGCGGCTGGCGCTGATCGCACGCAGCCAGAACGTGGTGTCCATCGCCGATTTCATATCCTCGCGCTTCGGCCGCTCGCGGCGGCTGGCCGCGCTGGTGGCGATCATCGCCCTGATCGGCATCGTTCCGTACCTGGCCCTGCAGTACAAGGCCGTGGCCATGAGCCTGCAGGTGCTGACCGGCAACAGCGGCCCCACCGGCTTCTTCACGGATCCGGCGCTGTACGTGGCGCTGTTGATGGCCCTGTTCGCCACCCTGTTCGGCACCCGCCAGGTCGATGCCACCGAGCACCACCACGGCATGATGCTGGCCATTGCCTTCGAATCGGTCATCAAGCTGTGCGCGATGCTGGCGGTGGGCGTGTTCGCCTACCTGTGGCTGAGCGACCGCAGCGAAGCGGTGGTTGCCTCGGTGCATACATTGTTCACCGGCCTGCCGCCGGTGGGCTTCATTTCGCAGACCCTGCTCAGTTTCCTGGCCATCATCTGCCTGCCGCGCCAGTTCCATGTGGCGGTGGTGGAGTGCGGCGACGTGCGCGACGTGCGTCGCGCGCGCTGGATGTTCGGTGGCTACCTGGTGCTGATCTCGGCCATGGTGCTGCCGATCGCCACCGCCGGCGTCAGCCTGTTCGGCACCGGCGGCAGCGTGGCCGACGATGCCATGGTGCTGGCGCTGCCGCTGGCCGAGGGGCGCAACGCGCTGGCCCTGATCGCCTACGTCGGCGGTTTCTCGGCGGCCACCGGCATGGTCATCGTCTCGTCCATCGCCCTGGCCACCATGGTCAGCAACGACCTGGTGATGCCGGTGCTGCTGCGCCGCAGTGGCGACCACCAGGAAGCGGCCGACGTGGCCTCGCGCGTGCTGTGGATCCGCCGTTTGGCGATCCTGCTGCTGGCGTTGATGGCGTACAGCTACTACCGCAGCAGCAGCAACGACAGCACCCTGGCGTCCTACGGCCTGATGGCATTCGCGGCGGTGGCGCAGTTCGCGCCGGGCCTGATCGGCGGCCTGTACTGGCGTGGCGCCAGCCGCCGCGGCGTGGAAGCCGGCATGCTGCTGGGCTTTGCCACCTGGCTGTACACCCTGCTGCTGCCGGCGATGACCCTGGCCGGCTGGGTGGATGCGGCGTGGGTGCAGCACGGGCCGTTCGGTATCGACTGGCTGCGCCCGCAGCAGTTGTTCGGCATGACCGGCTGGGACCCGCTCACCCACGGCACGTTCTGGTCGCTGCTGGTGAACGCGGCGACGATGATGCTGGTGTCCGCGCGCTGGCGCCCCGGCGTGGACGAGCGCCTGCGTGCGGCCCCCTTCCTGGACCCCTACGCAGAACGGCCGTCGGTCGCCGGTGGCTGGCCCGGCCATGTGCACGTGGGCGACCTGCTGGCGCTGGCCTCGCGCGTGGTGGGCGAGCGCCATGCGCAGCGCTCGTTCTTCGAACAGGCGCAGTCGCTGGGTCGCGAACTGCAGTCCTCGGCACCGGCCGACCGGCCGTGGGTGCAGTTCACCGAGCGTCTGCTGGCCGCCTCCATCGGTGCGGCCTCCGCACGCCTGCTGCTGACCAGCCTGCTGCGCGGTTCGGGCATGGACCTGGGCGAAGTGGTGGCGGTGCTGGATGAAGCCGGGCAGGAGCTGCGCTTCAACCGCGAGATTCTTTCTACCACGCTGGAAAACATCAGCGCCGGCGTCAGCGTGGTCGACCCGGACATGCGCCTGACCGCCTGGAACCGCCGTTACCAGGACATGTTCGGCTATCCCGACGGCATGCTCTACGTCGGCCGCCCGGTGGCCGACCTGATCCGCTACAACGCCGAACGCGGCGAGCTGGGCGAAGGCGATATCGAAGTGCAGATCAACCGCCGCATCGGCTACATGCGCGCCGGTTCGCCGCACGTGTTCGAGCGCACCCGCAGCGATGGCAAGGTGATCGAGATGCGTGGCCAGGCGCTGCCCGGCGGCGGTTACGTGACCAGCTACAACGACATTACCGATTACAAGCACGCGGAAAAGGCGCTGCTGGAAGCCAACGAAACGCTGGAACAGCGCGTGGCCGAGCGCTCGCATGAAGCCGAGGTGGCGCAGCAGTCGAAGACGCGCTTCCTGGCGGCGATCAGCCATGACGTGCTGCAGCCGCTGAACGCGGCGCGCCTGTTCGCTTCGGCACTGCGTGACAGCGACCACGTGAGCGATGAGCAGAAGCACCTGGCCGAACGCGTGGATGCGTCGTTGCGCGCGGCCGAAGAACTGCTGGATGGCCTGCTGGACGTGTCGCGGCTGGATGCCGGTGGCCTGCACCCGGTCATCGGCGAGTTCGACGTGAGCGCGCTGATGCGCGAGCTGGCGGCGCAGTACACCCCGGTGGCTGCGGGCCGCGGCCTGCGCCTGGACCTGTTCGCGCGCACCACCTGGGTGCGCAGCGATCGTCGACTGCTGCGGCGCGTGCTGCAGAACTTCCTGGCCAATGCGCTGCGCTACACCCGCCAGGGCCGCATCGTGCTGGCCGTGCGCCAGCGCGGCGATGAAGTGGAACTGCAGGTGTGGGACACCGGGCCAGGCATTCCTGAGCACCACATGCGGCAGATCTTCGACGAATTCCACCGTTACCAGCAGCCGTTCGACTGGGGTGAGCAGGGGTTGGGCCTGGGCCTGTCGATCTGCCAGCGCATCTCGCGTCTGCTCGACCATCGCTTGAATGCCCGCAGCCGGGTCGGCAGTGGCTCGATGTTCTCGATCATCCTGCCGCGGGTGGCACCGTTGCCGGGCTACACCGAGCCGGCGGCTGTGGTCACCGCAGCCGCACCGGCGGTGCGCAGCGATTCGCTGGCCGGCCTGCGCGTGCTGTGCGTGGACAACGACGAGGAGATCCTGGACGGCATGCGCGCGTTGCTGGGTCGCTGGCAGGTGCAGGTGATCACCGCCTCCACCGTGGACCAGGCACTGGAACGGATTGTCGAGCGACCGCAGGTGATGCTGGTGGATTACCACCTGCATGACCGCATGGATGGCCTGGATGCCCTGGTGGCGCTGCGCGACGCGGCCGGCTATGCATTGCCGGGCGCGTTGCTGACCGCCGATGGTCGTGACGAGTTGAAGCGGATGGCCCGCGAACGCGGCTACCGCGTGCTGACCAAGCCGATCAAGCCTGCCTCGCTGCGCGCCTTCCTGGGCGCGCTGCGCGATGCAGGAACGTCACCGTAG
- a CDS encoding S46 family peptidase, with translation MSARKTLPAALALGLTLAAGAHADEGMWMPTQLPDLAKPLQAAGFKGDPADLANVTAPPLSAVVRAGGGTGSFVSADGLLLTNHHVAMGVIQYNSSPEHNLIDNGFIAQGRADERPANPDFRVLVTVGFDKVTDQVLAQARGKTGRAYFDAVDAASKQIVAECEKTGNVRCSVANMYYGTDFYRIAQLELSDVRLVYAPPRAIGNYGDEIDNFMWPRHTGDFTLLRAYVGKDGKPAPYSKDNVPYQAPAHLQMSLEGPKEGDYAMLAGYPGITYRHRTAAEFAGQIDTVLPRRVSVFQQMIDTIEAATAKDAQARTRYASQLQSLKNNRKRAAGELEGLLRSDAKAQRAADESAMLAATDRRYQGDIKALLGNLSQGAAVGERDLLLDQMALQTQLLRSALLLERLRIESAKPDAQRETGFQQRDQAMIEGVLKQVQRRYAPEVEKALLSSLLARYQQLPDAQRVAEFDAAFGRTPEQLAKALDTLYASTQLGDEAQRLSRFAAAREGKALAADPLIAVAGPLVAAQLRIENESKTREGEQLRLRPAYMQALFAWRAKQGRAVYPDANRTLRISYGKVEALHPRDGVTYSPVTTVAGIVEKNTNAYPFDAPKPLLAAIAKGDFGSTADPALKTQTVNFLTNLDTTGGNSGSPVLNAKGELIGLNFDSNWESVSASWWFDPRYKRAVHVDMRYLRWLLAKVYPAPALLEEMGVPAQ, from the coding sequence ATGTCTGCCCGCAAAACCCTTCCCGCTGCCCTGGCCCTGGGCCTGACCCTGGCCGCCGGTGCCCACGCCGACGAAGGCATGTGGATGCCGACCCAGCTGCCCGACCTGGCCAAGCCGCTGCAGGCGGCCGGTTTCAAGGGCGATCCGGCCGACCTGGCCAACGTGACCGCGCCGCCGCTGAGCGCCGTGGTGCGTGCTGGCGGTGGCACCGGTTCGTTCGTGTCGGCCGATGGCCTGCTGCTGACCAACCACCACGTGGCGATGGGCGTGATCCAGTACAACAGCTCGCCCGAGCACAACCTGATCGACAACGGCTTCATCGCCCAGGGCCGCGCCGACGAGCGCCCGGCCAACCCGGATTTCCGCGTGCTGGTGACCGTCGGGTTCGACAAGGTGACCGACCAGGTGCTGGCCCAGGCCCGTGGCAAGACCGGCCGTGCTTACTTCGACGCGGTGGATGCGGCCAGCAAGCAGATCGTGGCCGAGTGCGAGAAGACCGGCAACGTGCGCTGCTCGGTGGCCAACATGTACTACGGCACCGATTTCTACCGCATCGCCCAGCTGGAGCTGAGCGACGTGCGCCTGGTGTACGCACCGCCGCGCGCGATCGGCAACTACGGCGATGAGATCGACAACTTCATGTGGCCGCGCCACACCGGCGATTTCACCCTGCTGCGTGCCTACGTGGGCAAGGACGGCAAGCCGGCCCCGTACAGCAAGGACAACGTGCCCTACCAGGCGCCGGCACACCTGCAGATGTCGCTGGAAGGCCCGAAGGAAGGCGATTACGCGATGCTGGCCGGCTACCCGGGCATCACCTACCGCCACCGCACGGCGGCCGAGTTCGCCGGCCAGATCGATACCGTGCTGCCGCGCCGGGTGTCGGTGTTCCAGCAGATGATCGACACGATCGAAGCGGCCACGGCCAAGGATGCGCAGGCGCGCACCCGCTACGCCTCGCAGCTGCAGTCGCTGAAGAACAACCGCAAGCGCGCCGCCGGCGAGCTGGAAGGTCTGCTGCGCAGCGATGCCAAGGCCCAGCGCGCCGCCGACGAATCGGCCATGCTGGCCGCCACCGACCGCCGCTACCAGGGCGATATCAAGGCCCTGCTGGGCAACCTGTCGCAGGGTGCAGCGGTAGGCGAGCGGGACCTGCTGCTGGACCAGATGGCCCTGCAGACCCAGCTGCTGCGTTCGGCGCTGCTGCTGGAGCGCCTGCGCATTGAATCGGCCAAGCCCGATGCGCAGCGCGAGACCGGCTTCCAGCAGCGCGACCAGGCGATGATCGAAGGCGTGCTCAAGCAGGTGCAGCGCCGCTATGCGCCGGAGGTCGAGAAGGCCCTGCTGAGCAGCCTGCTGGCCCGCTACCAGCAGCTGCCGGACGCGCAGCGCGTGGCTGAATTCGATGCCGCCTTCGGGCGCACCCCCGAACAGCTGGCCAAGGCCTTGGATACGCTGTACGCCAGCACCCAGCTGGGTGACGAGGCACAGCGCCTGAGCCGCTTCGCCGCCGCCCGCGAAGGCAAGGCCCTGGCGGCCGATCCGTTGATTGCCGTGGCCGGCCCGCTGGTGGCCGCGCAGCTGCGCATCGAGAACGAAAGCAAGACCCGCGAGGGCGAACAGCTGCGCCTGCGCCCGGCCTACATGCAGGCGCTGTTCGCCTGGCGGGCCAAGCAGGGCCGCGCCGTCTACCCCGATGCCAACCGCACCCTGCGCATCAGCTACGGCAAGGTGGAGGCACTACACCCGCGTGATGGCGTGACCTATTCGCCGGTGACCACCGTGGCCGGCATCGTCGAAAAGAACACCAACGCCTATCCCTTCGACGCGCCCAAGCCGCTGCTGGCGGCCATCGCCAAGGGCGATTTCGGCAGCACCGCCGACCCGGCGCTGAAGACCCAGACGGTCAACTTCCTGACCAACCTGGATACCACCGGTGGCAATTCCGGTTCGCCGGTGCTCAACGCCAAGGGCGAACTGATCGGCCTGAACTTCGACAGCAACTGGGAATCGGTCAGCGCCAGCTGGTGGTTCGACCCGCGCTACAAGCGCGCCGTGCACGTGGACATGCGCTACCTGCGCTGGCTGCTGGCCAAGGTCTACCCGGCGCCGGCGCTGCTGGAGGAAATGGGCGTGCCGGCCCAATAA
- the acs gene encoding acetate--CoA ligase, which produces MADIYPVDPQFAAKARIDKKSYEQQYQASVSDPDAFWGKAAQRLDWMRAPTKIRNVSYDLADFHIKWFEDGELNASVNCLDRQLEKRGDKTALLFEPDSPDAPAQHVTYRELYERTCRLGNALRNLGVKKGDRVTIYLPMIVDAAVAMLACARIGAIHSVVFGGFAPNSIADRVSDCQSKLIITADEGLRGGRKVPLKANVDAALKLPGTNTVETVLVVRHTGGAVDMQAPRDRWFHDVVDSQPSTCEPERMNAEDPLFILYTSGSTGKPKGVLHTTGGYLLYAAYTHEAVFDLREDDIYWCTADVGWVTGHSYIVYGPLANGATSLMFEGVPNYPDTSRFWNVIDKHKVSIFYTAPTAIRALMREGEEPVKKTSRASLRLLGSVGEPINPEAWRWYYEVVGDSRCPIVDTWWQTETGGILISPLAGAMDLKPGSATLPFFGVQPALVNADGEIQDGPTEGNLIIRDSWPGQMRTVYGDHQRFIDTYFRTYPGSYFTGDGCRRDEDGYYWITGRVDDVINVSGHRIGTAEVESALVSHPKVAEAAVVGFPHDVKGQGIYAYVTLVAEEAPSDELQKELVAWVRKEIGPIATPDHLQWAPGLPKTRSGKIMRRILRKIAENAPDQLGDTSTLADPSVVASLVDERKVR; this is translated from the coding sequence ATGGCTGATATCTACCCCGTCGATCCGCAGTTCGCCGCCAAGGCACGCATCGACAAGAAGTCCTACGAACAGCAGTACCAGGCGTCGGTGTCCGATCCGGATGCCTTCTGGGGCAAGGCCGCGCAGCGGCTGGACTGGATGCGTGCGCCGACGAAGATCCGCAACGTCAGCTACGACCTGGCCGATTTCCACATCAAGTGGTTCGAAGATGGCGAGCTCAACGCCAGCGTGAACTGCCTGGATCGCCAGCTCGAGAAGCGCGGCGACAAGACCGCGTTGCTGTTCGAACCGGACAGCCCGGATGCACCGGCCCAGCACGTGACCTATCGCGAGCTGTACGAGCGCACCTGTCGCCTGGGCAACGCGCTGCGCAACCTGGGCGTGAAGAAGGGCGACCGGGTCACCATCTACCTGCCGATGATCGTCGATGCCGCGGTGGCCATGCTGGCCTGCGCACGTATCGGTGCGATCCACTCGGTGGTGTTCGGTGGCTTCGCTCCGAACTCGATTGCCGACCGGGTGAGCGATTGCCAGAGCAAGCTGATCATCACCGCCGACGAAGGCCTGCGCGGCGGCCGCAAGGTGCCGCTGAAGGCCAACGTGGATGCCGCGCTGAAACTGCCGGGCACCAACACGGTGGAAACCGTGCTGGTGGTGCGCCACACCGGCGGTGCGGTGGACATGCAGGCCCCGCGCGACCGCTGGTTCCATGACGTGGTGGACAGCCAGCCGTCCACCTGCGAACCGGAGCGCATGAACGCGGAAGATCCGCTGTTCATCCTCTACACCTCCGGCTCCACCGGCAAGCCCAAGGGTGTGCTGCACACCACCGGCGGCTACCTGCTGTACGCGGCCTACACCCACGAAGCGGTGTTCGACCTGCGCGAGGACGACATCTACTGGTGCACCGCCGACGTCGGCTGGGTCACCGGCCACAGCTACATCGTGTACGGCCCGCTGGCCAACGGCGCAACTTCGCTGATGTTCGAAGGCGTGCCGAACTACCCGGACACCTCGCGCTTCTGGAACGTGATCGACAAGCACAAGGTGTCGATCTTCTACACCGCCCCCACCGCCATCCGTGCGCTGATGCGCGAGGGCGAGGAGCCGGTGAAGAAGACCTCGCGTGCCTCGCTGCGCCTGCTTGGCAGTGTTGGCGAACCTATCAATCCGGAGGCCTGGCGCTGGTACTACGAAGTGGTGGGTGACAGCCGTTGCCCGATCGTCGATACCTGGTGGCAGACCGAAACCGGCGGCATCCTGATTTCGCCGCTGGCCGGCGCGATGGATCTGAAGCCGGGTTCGGCCACCCTGCCCTTCTTCGGCGTACAGCCGGCGCTGGTCAATGCCGATGGCGAGATCCAGGACGGCCCGACCGAGGGCAACCTGATCATCCGTGATTCCTGGCCGGGCCAGATGCGCACGGTGTATGGCGACCACCAGCGCTTCATCGACACGTATTTCCGCACCTATCCGGGCAGCTATTTCACCGGTGACGGCTGCCGCCGCGACGAGGATGGCTACTACTGGATCACCGGCCGCGTGGACGATGTGATCAACGTGTCCGGCCATCGCATCGGCACCGCCGAAGTGGAAAGCGCGCTGGTCTCGCACCCGAAGGTGGCAGAGGCGGCCGTGGTCGGCTTCCCGCACGACGTGAAGGGCCAGGGCATCTATGCCTATGTGACCCTGGTGGCCGAAGAGGCCCCCAGCGACGAGCTGCAGAAAGAGCTGGTCGCCTGGGTGCGCAAGGAAATCGGCCCCATCGCCACGCCGGACCACCTGCAGTGGGCGCCGGGCCTGCCGAAGACGCGCTCGGGCAAGATCATGCGCCGCATCCTGCGCAAGATCGCCGAGAATGCACCTGACCAGCTTGGCGACACCTCGACCCTGGCCGATCCCTCGGTCGTGGCCTCGCTGGTGGACGAGCGCAAGGTGCGCTGA
- a CDS encoding DcaP family trimeric outer membrane transporter, whose product MSHRTLKAVRKPLAACLLVALVAPGMAFAETAKEKALEARVAELERQVQALLSSQQQQQTQIVQTQQAVTEVRTVQAEQKPAVPAGKQPIQVTTITPGAAPGTTVKIGGFIKADFLATQTGDGQLADDATGRALYLPGQTPVAGAGGSGKRSDVDYNAHAKFSRFNIGIDNVSESGNKSGALFEMDFFGNSLGNQTATNTYGVTLRHAYMYWNNWLAGQTWSNFMDAAALPEAVDFVGPTDGVIFVRQAQVRYTNGGFSVALENPETTTLTGTRNPVTGAWTNASANSDRGSLPDLTLRYGWKGDWGTFGVGGIVRQLKVDNQATGAKADKVGGGLTVGGKWVMGGNDSLHYQLTGGEGIARYIGLGVTADTAYDVARDELNPTGVLAGYVGWRHAFTPKLRTNLIYARSDYDNDGSLGPLVTKSVQSIRGNIFYTPMPKVDIGAEYMYGVREIEDGRKGDINRVQFTTKYSF is encoded by the coding sequence ATGAGCCACCGTACGTTGAAAGCCGTGCGCAAACCTTTGGCGGCCTGCTTGCTGGTCGCCCTGGTCGCACCGGGCATGGCGTTTGCAGAAACCGCCAAAGAGAAAGCACTGGAAGCGCGCGTTGCCGAGCTGGAACGCCAGGTCCAGGCGCTGCTGTCATCGCAGCAGCAGCAACAGACCCAGATCGTGCAGACCCAGCAGGCGGTCACCGAAGTCCGCACCGTGCAGGCCGAGCAGAAGCCGGCCGTGCCCGCGGGCAAGCAGCCGATCCAGGTCACCACCATCACCCCCGGGGCGGCGCCGGGCACCACGGTCAAGATCGGCGGCTTCATCAAGGCCGACTTCCTGGCCACCCAGACCGGCGATGGCCAGTTGGCTGACGATGCCACCGGCCGCGCGCTGTACCTGCCGGGCCAGACCCCGGTGGCCGGCGCCGGCGGCAGCGGCAAGCGCTCGGACGTGGACTACAACGCCCACGCCAAGTTCTCGCGCTTCAACATCGGCATCGACAACGTCAGCGAATCGGGCAACAAGTCCGGCGCGCTGTTCGAGATGGATTTCTTCGGCAACTCGCTGGGCAACCAGACCGCCACCAACACCTACGGCGTGACCCTGCGCCATGCCTACATGTACTGGAACAACTGGTTGGCCGGCCAGACCTGGTCCAACTTCATGGACGCCGCAGCGCTGCCTGAAGCGGTCGATTTCGTCGGTCCCACCGACGGTGTGATCTTCGTGCGGCAGGCGCAGGTGCGTTACACCAACGGCGGCTTCAGCGTGGCGCTGGAAAACCCGGAAACCACCACCTTGACCGGCACCCGCAACCCGGTGACCGGGGCCTGGACCAACGCCAGCGCCAACTCCGACCGCGGCAGCCTGCCCGATCTGACCCTGCGCTATGGCTGGAAGGGCGACTGGGGCACCTTCGGCGTGGGTGGCATCGTGCGCCAGCTGAAGGTCGACAACCAGGCCACCGGGGCCAAGGCGGACAAGGTGGGCGGCGGCCTGACCGTGGGCGGCAAGTGGGTGATGGGCGGCAACGATTCGCTGCATTACCAGCTGACCGGTGGTGAAGGCATTGCGCGCTACATCGGTCTGGGTGTGACCGCCGATACCGCTTACGACGTGGCACGTGACGAACTGAACCCGACTGGCGTGCTTGCCGGCTACGTGGGCTGGCGGCATGCGTTCACCCCGAAGCTGCGCACCAACCTGATCTACGCGCGCAGTGACTACGACAACGATGGCAGCCTGGGCCCGCTGGTGACCAAGAGCGTGCAGAGCATCCGCGGCAACATCTTCTACACGCCGATGCCCAAGGTCGATATCGGTGCCGAGTACATGTACGGCGTGCGCGAGATCGAAGACGGGCGCAAGGGCGATATCAACCGCGTGCAGTTCACCACGAAATACAGCTTCTAA